The sequence ATTAAATTCGTTTGCACGACGTCTTCGCTATGCACGTGAGGAATTACGAAAACTCAAACAGTCTGAATTGGCTGAAAAGGCGAACATACCGGCAACTTCAATCTCGCACTTTGAAAACGAAGAAGGTAAACGGAAACCTTCATTTGACAATCTACAATCGCTTGCAAAGGCCTTAGACGTCACTACAGATTTCCTTTTAGGTAGAACGGACGACCCTTGCGGAAATACCGCCTTAGATGAACAGCTTTATCGCGACGTAAAGAATTTGAGTGAGGCAGATAAAGCAATGGCAGAGGCACTAATTAAGCAATTGGCAGAACGACGACAATAAAAAGGATCGGTATGGACGAGTTGAAGTTAAAAAGCGCCACACAGTTTGCGGAAAAATTGGTTAAGGATGCTGGGCTTCAATTCCCGATTGATATCCTTTCCATCGCGCAGGAGCGGA is a genomic window of Glaciimonas sp. CA11.2 containing:
- a CDS encoding helix-turn-helix transcriptional regulator: MEKSELNSFARRLRYAREELRKLKQSELAEKANIPATSISHFENEEGKRKPSFDNLQSLAKALDVTTDFLLGRTDDPCGNTALDEQLYRDVKNLSEADKAMAEALIKQLAERRQ